A window of the Ruminococcaceae bacterium KH2T8 genome harbors these coding sequences:
- a CDS encoding SSU ribosomal protein S16P: MAVKIRLRRMGKKKAPFYRVVVADSRYPRDGRFIEEIGTYNPLTEPAEVKIDAEAAKKWIGNGAQPTDTVRALLKKQGII, encoded by the coding sequence ATGGCAGTTAAGATTCGTTTGAGAAGAATGGGTAAGAAGAAGGCTCCTTTCTACAGAGTAGTTGTTGCTGATTCACGTTATCCCAGAGACGGTAGATTCATCGAGGAGATCGGTACATATAATCCTCTTACAGAGCCCGCAGAGGTTAAGATCGACGCAGAGGCAGCTAAGAAGTGGATCGGTAACGGCGCTCAGCCTACTGATACAGTACGCGCTCTTCTTAAGAAGCAGGGCATCATCTGA
- a CDS encoding 16S rRNA processing protein RimM translates to MINDRIIIGKVIGAHGVRGEVKVFPITDNVRRFTKLKKCYLVTDNGTVKQEMSVKSSRVDRENALVTFEGCDDRDKALLLKGLLVAVDRDDAVKLPKGEFFIVDLIGLSVIDEKLGELGKIDDVYETGAGHHILSVKRKGKKDLQIPFLKTICIETDIEQGIMKVILPDGLYEIYE, encoded by the coding sequence ATGATCAACGACCGCATCATAATCGGTAAAGTTATCGGCGCACACGGTGTAAGGGGCGAGGTAAAAGTCTTCCCGATCACCGATAATGTGCGCCGTTTTACTAAGCTGAAAAAATGTTATCTGGTTACGGATAACGGTACTGTTAAGCAGGAAATGTCCGTAAAGTCTTCGAGGGTCGACAGGGAGAATGCTCTAGTCACATTCGAAGGCTGTGATGACCGCGATAAGGCGTTGCTCCTTAAAGGACTTCTGGTAGCCGTCGACAGAGACGATGCCGTCAAGCTTCCTAAGGGTGAGTTCTTTATCGTTGACCTTATCGGTCTTAGTGTCATAGACGAAAAGCTCGGTGAACTCGGTAAGATCGATGATGTCTATGAGACAGGCGCCGGTCACCATATCCTGAGTGTTAAGAGAAAGGGAAAGAAGGATCTTCAGATACCTTTCCTCAAGACCATCTGTATCGAGACTGATATAGAGCAGGGAATCATGAAAGTTATACTTCCCGACGGGTTGTATGAGATCTACGAATGA